Proteins from one Diprion similis isolate iyDipSimi1 chromosome 3, iyDipSimi1.1, whole genome shotgun sequence genomic window:
- the LOC124404277 gene encoding tubulin glycylase 3A-like, which yields MIAYDVQLAKDDPHQIESADKTCDAKIEDKDENSNTQEKNDVTISDPNTGSESISEGAPASSNIHLSNSLPPTLQERFLRIKKIVKDAIAAHHTFMIYGRSRVIRECMLKRGWCEKYYRKTGNADQHLNVESNPVALLAGIGDLKDQQSENLLISKMLSNHVVDFLWNTGSEWPGWPAQDNKSTIFNRFCRAGFTSKVGLCSNVRQMHWYYEAGVANTLFPRCYNICQGDQMHAFIEDFRFTACLGLLKWLVDKINTEGENATRSPNGTIPLKALDFAIRRCSDYIGAQSHEDIDQEAERVWSHQWDQFICWYYKIIFGQALFVRNNVPFHKYFLASRHILKRIRKYWPQLDMDGIMNVWILKPGNKSRGRGITLMNRLEDVVAKINPANKSDTRYVVQKYIERPLLIYSTKFDIRQWFIVTCAQPLTLWMYRESYLRFCSQKFRLVDFHESIHLCNHAIQCKYKNSTDRDPALPADNMWDATTFKQFLKAQGHNDAWDELIYPGMKQSLVGSLLASQEAMDRRKNSFELYGADFMVMEDFSVWLIEINSHPDMSYTTSVTTRLCRQVMEDTIKVVIDTREDKNAETGEFELVYRQRMPSCQPYLGAALSLQGTRIVSTEKKSNTSGHDSKLSLVSKSPAACITHSKSAVHSYIGPVIVDLIEELEIQLDQEFYAYYKLESPKMRQAITASETSIVAQKIPETRPKTSTRTSPSATKTKSPPQDNTSKMESATKNTPTTQSGRQRPSQHTAKAVANGQQTLISTIMELRQPQNTAASAARVEKQTQQHHEEKIISAAMQSAINKYKRVNAQTPEPPLSTLLAPNHPLKIGRAPSGRNHNRSSQRKQSHSKKTKVLSNITDMYAVGLGLTK from the exons ATGATCGCTTACGATGTACAACTTGCCAAGGATGATCCGCATCAGATCGAATCGGCGGACAAAACTTGCGACGCCAAAATCGAGGACAAGGATGAAAATTCGAACACACAGGAGAAGAACGATGTTACAATTAGTGACCCAAATACTGGAAGCGAATCCATAAGTG AAGGCGCTCCAGCATCAAGCAATATTCATTTGAGTAACAGCCTTCCCCCGACACTTCAGGAACGATTTTTACGGATTAAGAAAATTGTCAAGGATGCTATTGCGGCGCATCACACGTTTATGATTTATGGAAGGTCGCGGGTTATTCGTGAGTGCATGCTGAAGAGGGGATGGTGTGAAAAATACTATCGGAAAACTGGTAATG CAGATCAGCACCTGAATGTAGAATCGAACCCAGTTGCGCTTCTAGCAGGGATTGGCGACTTGAAAGATCAGCAGAGTGAAAATCTACTGATTTCGAAAATGCTGAGCAATCATGTGGTCGACTTTCTTTGGAACACTGGATCAGAATGGCCGGGATGGCCAGCTCAGGACAACAAGTCGACTATTTTCAACAGATTTTGTCGTGCCGGTTTCACGTCGAAA GTGGGCTTGTGTTCGAACGTGAGGCAAATGCACTGGTATTACGAAGCGGGAGTGGCAAACACCCTCTTTCCACGATGCTACAACATTTGTCAGGGTGATCAAATGCATGCCTTCATCGAGGATTTTAG ATTCACCGCTTGTCTCGGCCTTCTGAAATGGTTGGTAGACAAAATAAATACCGAGGGAGAAAATGCAACGCGATCGCCAAACGGCACTATCCCTTTAAAGGCGTTGGACTTCGCGATCCGAAGATGCAGCGATTACATCGGTGCTCAATCACACGAGGACATTGACCAAGAGGCCGAACGCGTCTGGTCTCACCAATGGGACCAGTTCATTTGTTGGTACTACAAGATTATTTTCGGACAAGCTCTCTTTGTCCGTAACAACGTGCCGTTTCAT aaatattttcttgcatCGCGGCACATATTGAAACGGATTCGTAAATACTGGCCGCAATTAGACATGGATGGAATTATGAACGTTTGGATATTGAAACCGGGAAACAAAAGTCGGGGACGAGGTATCACATTGATGAACAGATTGGAAGACGTAGTGGCCAAGATCAACCCAGCCAACAAATCTGACACTCGATACGTCGTTCAAAAATACATCG AACGGCCGCTTCTCATCTACAGTACGAAGTTTGACATCAGGCAATGGTTTATCGTCACATGTGCTCAACCCCTCACCCTATGGATGTACAG GGAGAGCTACCTTCGGTTTTGCTCGCAAAAGTTTCGCCTTGTCGACTTCCACGAATCGATCCATCTCTGCAATCATGCGATACAGTGCAAATACAAAAACAGCACTGATCGCGATCCTGCACTGCCGGCGGACAACATGTGGGATGCAACGACATTCAAGCAGTTTTTGAA AGCTCAGGGCCACAACGATGCGTGGGACGAGTTGATCTATCCAGGGATGAAGCAGAGCTTGGTGGGGTCGCTTCTTGCTAGTCAAGAGGCCATGGACAGACGGAAAAACAGCTTCGAACTCTACGGTGCCGATTTTATGGTTATGGAGGACTTCTCAGTTTGGCTGATCGAGATCAATAGTCATCCGGACATGAGCTACACAACCAGCGTGACGACGCGGCTTTGTCGCCAGGTTATGGAGGACACCATAAAAG TTGTGATAGACACTCGAGAGGACAAGAATGCGGAAACTGGAGAATTCGAACTGGTCTACCGTCAGCGAATGCCCAGTTGCCAACCGTACCTGGGAGCAGCGCTTTCCCTCCAAGGGACGCGAATCGTCTCGACGGAGAAAAAGTCCAACACGTCTGGTCACGACTCGAAGTTGAGCCTCGTCAGCAAGTCGCCAGCT GCATGTATCACCCATTCGAAGTCAGCCGTTCATAGCTACATCGGTCCAGTCATCGTCGACCTCATTGAGGAACTTGAGATTCAGCTAGATCAGGAATTCTACGCCTATTACAAACTTGAATCCCCTAAAATGCGACAGGCCATAACTGCGTCGGAAACCTCAATCGTTGCGCAGAAGATTCCTGAAACGCGGCCGAAGACTTCCACCCGGACATCACCGTCAGCCACTAAGACCAAAAGTCCGCCTCAG GATAACACCTCGAAGATGGAATCAGCGACGAAAAACACACCGACAACTCAATCTGGAAGGCAAAGGCCCAGTCAACATACTGCCAAAGCGGTTGCAAATGGGCAGCAAACACTCATCTCGACGATAATGGAACTCAGGCAACCCCAGAACACAGCCGCGAGTGCCGCAAGGGTGGAGAAACAAACGCAACAACATCACGAAGAAAAG ATTATCAGCGCAGCTATGCAAAGTGCGATAAATAAGTACAAGAGGGTCAATGCACAAACACCGGAACCACCACTTTCTACTCTATTAGCGCCGAACCACCCCCTCAAAATAGGACGAGCACCATCTGGAAGAAACCATAATAGAAGTAGCCAACGTAAACAGAGTCATTCAAAAAAGACGAAAGTGTTGTCCAACATCACTGATATGTACGCGGTGGGCCTCGGTCTGACAAAATAG
- the LOC124404681 gene encoding tubulin glycylase 3A-like, whose translation MLDHFRYDISGLAWQVIITSDNCALKQHSRGWQIFGSSELEPCFTDHERWVLPMSGKVDNVCPKTEIERCNADEDEFCNVKNKKLSGKSVMTSVTTAHTTTSCHSSDFQECCEEDSEKSENGSILFKEYLKLLVNGDARLNFITRLLSQAIQDRKTFVICGHFPLLRKPLMGRGWLEKRTVRKMMSLAPQSNVGGLEQVEKLLRNSVTNLIWYTSKHSPTFRVDERTMVNKFSGCYFTSKVDMCNNLENVYWFYESGVSNIQFPRCYNIYRASQMKDFKADYRITACLGILKWFLFIAKITGPQSVWKENGKVPVSAVLFALERCTEFIRRDYREVPVETWDQFLDSYYKIIHGYDMLKKNLKIDIDVSINECVNSTPHNPSMELLAFADNILIAVSKFRLQEKLDGMRDIWILKPSDKSLGKGIVLIDRLSDILNKLNLTAREGMQYVVQKYIERPLLVYNKKIDVRQWFLITSTHPLVVWMYRDILIRFASRDFTLDDFHESIHLCNTMVQIKYRTCQHQESRVPKELHWNLEDFKNYLKGMNQEFAWDKIILPGIKQNLIGALLASQENMANQKNSFQLYGADFVIMDDFSVWLIEINTNPRLYPPSSAVTSKLYPEIVEDIVKGEFINIGGFSSQASATRVVYCLSSIDVKINVHHMASSLVYTSRGIHYAEPTFLVKGHVSEFEDTLCSSQTKPLETHA comes from the exons ATGCTGGATCACTTCCGCTACGATATTTCCGGCTTAGC ATGGCAAGTGATAATAACTTCAGACAACTGCGCTCTCAAACAGCATTCTCGAGGTTGGCAG ATTTTCGGTAGTTCTGAACTAGAACCTTGCTTTACTGACCATGAGCGCTGGGTTTTACCGATGAGTGGCAAAGTAGACAAC GTATGTCCCAAAACTGAAATCGAACGCTGCAACGCCGACGAAGATGAATTctgtaatgtaaaaaataaaaaactctCTGGCAAAAGTGTAATGACGTCAGTTACCACGGCACATACAACAACCAGCTGCCATAGTTCGGATTTTCAAGAATGCTGCGAAGAAGACAGTGAGAAGTCAGAAAACGGAagtattttattcaaagaGTACTTGAAGTTGTTGGTCAATGGTGATGCAAgattgaatttcattacaaGGCTCTTATCCCAGGCCATCCAAGACCGTAAGACGTTTGTTATTTGCGGACATTTTCCATTGCTGAGGAAGCCATTGATGGGGAGGGGATGGTTGGAGAAAAGAACTGTACGAAAGATGATGTCCTTGGCCCCTCAATCCAACGTTG GTGGCTTGgaacaagttgaaaaattactgAGGAATAGCGTTACTAATTTGATTTGGTATACCAGTAAACACTCGCCTACTTTCAGAGTAGACGAGAGAACAATGGTCAATAAATTTTCCGGATGTTACTTTACGTCGAAG GTTGACATGTGCAACAACTTGGAAAACGTCTACTGGTTCTACGAGTCGGGCGTCTCAAATATACAGTTCCCACGATGCTACAACATTTACcgc GCTTCTCAGATGAAAGACTTTAAAGCTGATTATCGGATTACTGCATGTTTGGGAATTCTCAAGTGGTTTTTATTCATTGCCAAAATTACTGGGCCTCAGAGTGTTTGGAAAGAAAATGGTAAAGTTCCCGTCTCGGCTGTTCTCTTTGCCCTGGAAAGATGTACCGAATTCATCAG GCGAGATTACCGAGAAGTGCCAGTGGAAACTTGGGATCAGTTTTTAGATTCGTATTACAAGATAATACACGGATACGATATGCTgaagaagaatttaaaaattgatatagATGTGAGCATTAATGAATGCGTGAATTCAACTCCTCATAATCCGTCAATG GAACTGTTAGCGTTTGCCGACAACATTTTGATCGCAGTGTCAAAATTTCGGCTTCAAGAAAAGCTTGACGGAATGCGAGATATTTGGATACTAAAACCAAGTGATAAGAGTTTAGGAAAAGGAATTGTTCTGATAGATCGTTTATCAGATATTCTGAACAAACTAAACTTGACAGCCAGAGAAGGCATGCAGTATGTCGTGCAAAAGTATATAG AAAGACCATTGTTagtttataacaaaaaaattgacgttaGACAATGGTTCTTGATCACAAGTACACATCCACTGGTCGTTTGGATGTATAG aGATATTCTCATTCGGTTTGCATCACGGGACTTTACCCTCGATGACTTTCATGAATCCATTCACTTGTGCAATACAATGGTGCAAATCAAGTATCGAACTTGTCAGCATCAAGAATCGAGAGTCCCAAAAGAGTTGCACTGGAATTTAGAAGACTTCAAAAACTACCTCAA GGGTATGAATCAAGAATTCGCTTGGGACAAGATCATTTTACCAGGAATCAAGCAAAATTTAATTGGAGCATTACTTGCGTCGCAAGAGAATATGGCGaatcaaaaaaatagtttccaACTCTACGGTGCTGACTTCGTAATCATGGACGATTTTTCGGTTTGGTTGATCGAAATTAACACTAACCCGCGTCTTTATCCGCCAAGTAGTGCAGTTACAAGCAAATTATACCCCGAAATTGTGGAGGATATTGTTAAGGGTGAGTTTATTAATATAGGAGGGTTTTCTTCACAAGCGTCTGCCACAAG AGTTGTTTACTGC TTGTCGTCGATAGACGTAAAAATAAACGTGCACCACATGGCAAGTTCACTTGTATATACAAGCAGAGGAATCCACTACGCGGAACCAACGTTCTTGGTCAAGGGACATGTCTCGGAATTCGAGGACACTCTGTGTTCCAGTCAAACAAAACCATTGGAAACTCACGCATAA